A window of Pseudomonas monteilii contains these coding sequences:
- a CDS encoding ATP synthase subunit alpha (produces ATP from ADP in the presence of a proton gradient across the membrane; the alpha chain is a catalytic subunit), producing MQQLNPSEISEIIKGRIEKLDVSSQARNEGTVVSVSDGIVRIHGLADVMYGEMIEFPGGVYGMALNLEQDSVGAVVLGAYTSLAEGMSAKCTGRILEVPVGKELLGRVVDALGNPIDGKGPLNNTETDAVEKVAPGVIWRKSVDQPVQTGYKAVDAMIPVGRGQRELIIGDRQIGKTAMAVDAIINQRDSGIFCVYVAVGQKQSTIANVVRKLEENGALANTIIVAASASESAALQFLAPYAGCTMGEFFRDRGEDALIVYDDLSKQAVAYRQISLLLRRPPGREAYPGDVFYLHSRLLERASRVSEEYVEKFTNGAVTGKTGSLTALPIIETQAGDVSAFVPTNVISITDGQIFLESAMFNSGIRPAVNAGVSVSRVGGAAQTKIIKKLSGGIRTALAQYRELAAFAQFASDLDEATRKQLEHGQRVTELMKQKQYAPMSIADMALSLYAAERGFLTDVEIAKIGSFEQALIAYFNRDHADLMAKINVKGDFNDEIDAGMKAGIEKFKATQTW from the coding sequence ATGCAGCAACTCAATCCTTCCGAAATTAGTGAAATCATCAAGGGCCGCATCGAGAAACTCGATGTGAGCTCCCAAGCCCGTAACGAAGGTACCGTCGTCAGCGTTTCCGACGGTATCGTGCGGATCCACGGTCTGGCCGACGTCATGTACGGCGAAATGATCGAGTTCCCGGGCGGCGTGTACGGTATGGCCCTGAACCTGGAGCAAGACTCCGTGGGTGCGGTCGTACTGGGCGCGTACACCTCCCTCGCCGAGGGCATGAGTGCCAAGTGCACCGGTCGCATCCTGGAGGTTCCGGTCGGTAAGGAACTGCTGGGTCGCGTCGTCGATGCCCTGGGCAACCCGATCGATGGCAAAGGTCCGCTGAACAACACCGAGACCGACGCTGTCGAGAAAGTCGCGCCTGGCGTGATCTGGCGTAAGTCGGTAGACCAGCCGGTCCAGACCGGCTACAAGGCTGTCGATGCCATGATCCCGGTCGGCCGTGGTCAGCGTGAGCTGATCATCGGTGACCGTCAGATCGGCAAGACCGCGATGGCGGTCGACGCCATCATCAACCAGCGTGACAGCGGCATCTTCTGCGTCTACGTGGCCGTTGGCCAGAAGCAGTCGACCATCGCCAACGTCGTTCGCAAGCTGGAAGAAAACGGCGCCCTGGCCAACACCATTATCGTGGCCGCCAGTGCTTCCGAATCCGCCGCACTGCAGTTCCTGGCACCTTACGCCGGCTGCACCATGGGCGAGTTCTTCCGTGACCGCGGTGAAGACGCGCTGATCGTCTACGATGACCTGTCCAAGCAGGCCGTGGCCTACCGTCAGATCTCCCTGCTGCTGCGCCGTCCACCAGGACGTGAGGCTTACCCAGGTGACGTGTTCTATCTCCACTCCCGTCTGCTGGAGCGTGCATCGCGCGTTTCCGAAGAGTACGTCGAGAAGTTCACCAACGGTGCCGTGACCGGCAAGACCGGCTCGCTGACCGCGCTGCCGATCATCGAAACCCAGGCTGGCGACGTTTCCGCGTTCGTTCCGACCAACGTGATCTCGATCACCGACGGTCAGATCTTCCTGGAATCGGCCATGTTCAACTCGGGCATCCGTCCTGCCGTGAACGCCGGTGTGTCGGTATCCCGTGTTGGTGGTGCCGCTCAGACCAAGATCATCAAGAAGCTGTCCGGTGGTATTCGTACCGCGCTGGCCCAGTACCGTGAACTGGCGGCTTTCGCCCAGTTCGCCTCGGACCTGGACGAAGCGACCCGCAAGCAGCTGGAGCATGGTCAGCGCGTCACCGAGCTGATGAAGCAGAAGCAGTACGCGCCGATGTCCATCGCGGACATGGCTCTGTCGCTGTACGCCGCTGAGCGTGGCTTCCTGACCGACGTCGAAATCGCCAAGATCGGTAGCTTCGAACAAGCGCTGATTGCCTACTTCAACCGCGATCACGCCGACCTCATGGCCAAGATCAACGTGAAAGGTGACTTCAACGACGAAATCGACGCTGGCATGAAAGCCGGTATCGAGAAGTTCAAGGCCACCCAGACCTGGTAA
- a CDS encoding ATP F0F1 synthase subunit gamma (Produces ATP from ADP in the presence of a proton gradient across the membrane. The gamma chain is a regulatory subunit), protein MAGAKEIRSKIASIKSTQKITSAMEKVAVSKMRKAQLRMAASRPYAERIRQVIGHLANANPEYRHPFMIERDVKRVGYVVVSSDRGLCGGLNTNLFKALVKDMNANRGQGVEIDLCVIGSKGATFFRSFGGNVVAAISHLGEEPSINDLIGSVKVMLDAYLEGRIDRLSVVSNKFINTMTQQPTVEQLVPLEATPDQELKHHWDYLYEPDAKELLDGLMVRYVESQVYQAVVENNAAEQAARMIAMKNATDNAGDLISDLQLIYNKARQAAITQEISEIVGGAAAV, encoded by the coding sequence ATGGCAGGCGCAAAAGAGATTCGCAGTAAGATTGCGAGCATCAAAAGCACGCAAAAAATTACCAGCGCCATGGAGAAAGTGGCGGTCAGCAAAATGCGCAAGGCACAACTGCGCATGGCTGCCAGCCGCCCTTACGCGGAGCGTATCCGCCAGGTGATCGGTCATCTGGCCAACGCCAACCCGGAATACCGCCATCCTTTCATGATCGAGCGTGACGTCAAGCGCGTCGGTTATGTCGTGGTGAGCAGTGACCGTGGTCTGTGCGGTGGCTTGAACACCAACCTGTTCAAGGCCCTGGTCAAGGACATGAACGCCAACCGCGGACAGGGCGTCGAAATCGACCTGTGCGTGATCGGTAGCAAAGGTGCGACGTTCTTCCGCAGCTTTGGCGGCAACGTGGTAGCGGCGATCAGCCACCTGGGCGAAGAGCCGTCGATCAACGATCTGATCGGCAGCGTCAAGGTCATGCTGGACGCTTACCTCGAAGGCCGTATCGATCGCCTCTCCGTGGTGTCGAACAAGTTCATCAACACCATGACTCAACAACCGACGGTCGAGCAACTGGTACCGTTGGAGGCAACCCCGGATCAAGAACTCAAGCACCACTGGGATTACCTGTACGAACCCGACGCCAAGGAGCTGCTGGACGGCTTGATGGTGCGTTACGTGGAGTCGCAGGTGTACCAGGCGGTGGTCGAGAACAATGCGGCCGAACAGGCTGCCCGGATGATCGCCATGAAGAACGCCACAGACAACGCCGGTGACCTGATCAGCGATCTCCAGCTGATCTACAACAAGGCGCGTCAGGCTGCGATCACCCAGGAGATCTCGGAAATCGTCGGCGGCGCTGCCGCGGTTTAA
- a CDS encoding ATP synthase subunit beta, with protein MSSGRIVQIIGAVIDVEFPRDVVPSVYNALKVEGAQTTLEVQQQLGDGVVRTIAMGSTEGLKRGLSVADTGAAIAVPVGKATLGRIMDVLGNPIDEAGPIGEEERWGIHRAAPSFAEQAGGNDLLETGIKVIDLVCPFAKGGKVGLFGGAGVGKTVNMMELIRNIAIEHSGYSVFAGVGERTREGNDFYHEMKDSNVLDKVALVYGQMNEPPGNRLRVALTGLTMAEKFRDEGNDVLLFVDNIYRYTLAGTEVSALLGRMPSAVGYQPTLAEEMGVLQERITSTKQGSITSIQAVYVPADDLTDPSPATTFAHLDATVVLSRDIASLGIYPAVDPLDSTSRQLDPNVIGNEHYETARGVQYVLQRYKELKDIIAILGMDELSESDKQLVSRARKIQRFLSQPFFVAEVFTGAPGKYVSLKDTIAGFSGILKGDYDHLPEQAFYMVGSIDEAVEKAKKL; from the coding sequence ATGAGTAGCGGACGCATCGTTCAAATCATCGGCGCCGTCATCGACGTGGAATTCCCACGCGACGTGGTGCCGAGTGTTTACAACGCGCTGAAGGTAGAAGGCGCGCAGACCACCCTGGAAGTTCAGCAGCAGCTGGGCGACGGCGTGGTTCGTACCATCGCCATGGGTTCGACCGAAGGCCTCAAGCGTGGCCTGAGCGTTGCCGACACCGGCGCTGCCATCGCAGTACCGGTTGGCAAGGCGACCCTGGGTCGTATCATGGACGTCCTGGGCAACCCCATCGACGAAGCCGGTCCGATCGGTGAAGAAGAGCGCTGGGGCATCCACCGTGCCGCGCCTTCCTTCGCAGAGCAGGCAGGCGGCAACGACCTGCTGGAAACCGGCATCAAGGTCATCGACCTGGTCTGCCCGTTCGCCAAGGGCGGCAAGGTCGGCCTGTTCGGCGGCGCCGGCGTGGGCAAGACCGTCAACATGATGGAACTGATCCGTAACATCGCCATCGAGCACAGCGGTTATTCCGTGTTCGCCGGTGTGGGTGAGCGTACTCGTGAGGGTAACGACTTCTACCACGAGATGAAGGATTCGAACGTTCTGGACAAGGTTGCACTGGTCTACGGCCAGATGAACGAGCCACCAGGAAACCGTCTGCGCGTCGCACTGACCGGTCTGACCATGGCCGAGAAGTTCCGTGACGAAGGCAACGACGTTCTGCTGTTCGTCGACAACATCTATCGTTACACCCTCGCCGGTACCGAAGTATCCGCACTGCTGGGCCGTATGCCTTCCGCAGTAGGTTACCAGCCGACCCTGGCCGAGGAGATGGGTGTTCTGCAGGAGCGTATCACCTCCACCAAGCAGGGCTCGATCACCTCGATCCAGGCGGTATACGTACCAGCGGACGACTTGACCGACCCGTCGCCGGCGACCACCTTCGCCCACTTGGACGCCACCGTTGTTCTGTCCCGTGACATCGCCTCCCTGGGTATCTACCCAGCGGTCGACCCACTGGACTCGACGTCGCGCCAGCTGGACCCGAACGTGATCGGCAACGAGCACTACGAGACCGCCCGTGGCGTCCAGTACGTGCTGCAGCGCTACAAAGAGCTGAAGGACATCATCGCGATCCTGGGTATGGACGAACTGTCCGAATCCGACAAGCAGCTGGTATCCCGTGCTCGTAAGATCCAGCGCTTCCTGTCCCAGCCGTTCTTCGTGGCAGAAGTCTTCACCGGTGCTCCAGGCAAATACGTTTCCCTGAAAGACACCATCGCAGGCTTCAGCGGCATCCTCAAAGGTGACTACGACCACCTGCCAGAACAAGCGTTCTACATGGTCGGCAGCATCGACGAAGCGGTTGAGAAAGCCAAGAAACTGTAA
- a CDS encoding ATP synthase F0F1 subunit epsilon, protein MAMTVHCDIVSAEGEIFSGLVEMVIAHGNLGDLGIAPGHAPLITNLKPGPITLTKQGGEREVFYISGGFLEVQPNMVKVLADTVQRAADLDEASAQEAVKAAEQALNEKGADFDYGAAAARLAEAAAQLRTVQQIRKKFGG, encoded by the coding sequence ATGGCTATGACAGTCCATTGCGATATCGTCAGCGCGGAAGGGGAAATTTTCTCCGGTCTGGTCGAGATGGTGATTGCGCACGGCAACCTGGGTGATCTTGGTATCGCTCCAGGCCACGCCCCGCTGATCACGAATCTCAAGCCAGGTCCGATCACGTTGACCAAGCAGGGTGGCGAGCGCGAGGTGTTCTACATCTCCGGTGGCTTCCTCGAAGTGCAGCCGAACATGGTCAAGGTGCTTGCCGATACCGTGCAACGTGCTGCAGACCTGGACGAGGCATCGGCTCAGGAAGCGGTCAAGGCTGCCGAGCAGGCTTTGAACGAAAAAGGCGCGGACTTCGATTACGGCGCCGCCGCCGCACGTCTGGCCGAGGCCGCAGCCCAGCTGCGTACCGTCCAGCAGATCCGCAAGAAGTTCGGTGGTTGA
- the glmU gene encoding bifunctional N-acetylglucosamine-1-phosphate uridyltransferase/glucosamine-1-phosphate acetyltransferase (forms a homotrimer; catalyzes the acetylation of glucosamine-1-phosphate and uridylation of N-acetylglucosamine-1-phosphate to produce UDP-GlcNAc; function in cell wall synthesis), which yields MSLDIVILAAGQGTRMRSALPKVLHPVAGNSMLGHVIHSARQLEPQGIHVVIGHGAEQVRERLAADDLNFVLQDKQLGTGHAVAQALPALSADTVLILYGDVPLIEVQTIERLLTQVNEHQLGLLTVTLQDPTGYGRIVRDSAGQVTAIVEQKDATEAQRAIKEGNTGILAVPAKRLAEWLGRLSNDNAQGEYYLTDVIAMAVADGLVVATEQPLDAMEVQGANDRRQLAELERHYQLREARRLMTQGVTLRDPARLDVRGEVTVGRDVLIDVNVILEGKVVLEEGAQIGPNCVIKDSTVGRNAVVKANSHLDGAILGEDSDVGPFARLRPGSVLSARAHVGNFVELKNAHLGEGAKAGHLTYLGDAQIGARSNIGAGTITCNYDGANKHRTVLGEDVFIGSNNALVAPVDIQAGATTAAGSTITHDVAAGELAVARARQRNIEGWARPVKKPKN from the coding sequence ATGTCACTCGATATCGTAATTCTCGCCGCAGGCCAGGGCACTCGCATGCGCTCGGCCTTGCCGAAGGTGCTTCACCCAGTGGCCGGCAATTCCATGCTCGGGCATGTTATCCACAGCGCGCGCCAGCTCGAGCCGCAAGGTATCCACGTGGTGATCGGTCATGGCGCTGAACAGGTGCGTGAACGGCTGGCCGCCGATGACCTGAACTTCGTGCTGCAGGACAAGCAGCTAGGCACCGGGCATGCGGTCGCCCAGGCATTGCCTGCCCTGAGTGCCGACACCGTCCTGATCCTCTATGGCGATGTACCCCTCATCGAAGTGCAGACCATCGAACGGCTGCTCACCCAAGTCAACGAGCACCAACTGGGCCTGTTGACCGTCACCCTCCAGGACCCGACCGGCTATGGCCGCATCGTGCGCGACAGCGCCGGCCAGGTCACCGCGATCGTCGAGCAGAAAGACGCCACCGAGGCCCAGCGGGCGATCAAGGAGGGCAACACCGGGATCCTCGCAGTACCGGCCAAACGCTTGGCCGAGTGGTTGGGGCGTCTGTCCAACGACAACGCACAAGGCGAGTACTACCTCACCGACGTGATCGCCATGGCCGTCGCCGATGGTCTGGTGGTCGCCACCGAACAACCGCTGGATGCCATGGAAGTGCAGGGCGCCAACGATCGTCGGCAACTGGCCGAACTCGAGCGTCATTACCAGCTGCGCGAAGCGCGTCGCCTGATGACCCAGGGCGTGACCCTGCGCGACCCGGCGCGTCTCGATGTCCGCGGCGAGGTCACTGTCGGCCGGGATGTCCTGATCGATGTGAACGTGATCCTGGAAGGCAAGGTGGTGCTGGAGGAGGGCGCGCAGATCGGCCCGAACTGCGTCATCAAGGACAGTACCGTGGGCCGGAATGCCGTGGTCAAGGCCAACAGCCACCTCGACGGCGCCATCCTGGGCGAAGACAGCGACGTCGGACCGTTCGCCCGGTTGCGTCCGGGCAGTGTCCTGAGCGCACGGGCCCATGTGGGTAACTTCGTCGAGCTGAAGAACGCTCATCTGGGCGAAGGGGCCAAGGCCGGTCACCTGACCTACCTGGGCGACGCCCAGATCGGTGCGCGCAGCAACATCGGGGCAGGCACCATCACCTGCAACTACGATGGCGCCAACAAGCACAGGACGGTGCTGGGCGAGGACGTGTTCATCGGTTCGAACAATGCCTTGGTGGCACCTGTGGATATCCAGGCAGGCGCAACCACGGCAGCAGGGTCCACCATCACCCACGATGTCGCGGCAGGCGAGTTGGCGGTGGCACGGGCCCGTCAACGCAACATCGAAGGTTGGGCACGGCCTGTCAAAAAACCCAAGAACTGA